A single region of the Mugil cephalus isolate CIBA_MC_2020 chromosome 4, CIBA_Mcephalus_1.1, whole genome shotgun sequence genome encodes:
- the LOC125006884 gene encoding retinol dehydrogenase 10-like — MIFLVDLLLMLIDLTYSILSAVVQTFLRPRLKCIDGELCLITGAGGALGRLFALEFAKEGARLVLWDCNADANEQTAKLARELGVEVHTYTVDVSKRQCIYETADRVRAEVGHVSILVNNAGVVAGRRLLDCPDELLERTLLVNCHALFWMTKAFLPQMKARNHGHIVTIASALGLFSTACVEDYCASKFGAVGFHESLTHELLAEALDGIKTTLVCPYIVDTGMFAGCQIRKEMRSLIPPLEPLYTVQQSMKAILAEQQMICIPRIMYIPFLTRALLPWEANVATYRFMGGDKCMLPFIKNVEMKTSNGHIKSS, encoded by the exons ATGATTTTTTTAGTGGACCTGCTGCTGATGCTCATCGACCTGACCTACTCCATCCTGAGCGCCGTCGTCCAGACTTTCCTCCGGCCGAGGCTCAAGTGCATTGATGGGGAGCTCTGTCTGATCACGGGCGCCGGGGGCGCGCTGGGTCGGCTGTTCGCCCTGGAGTTTGCCAAAGAGGGAGCGCGCTTGGTGCTGTGGGACTGCAACGCGGATGCCAACGAGCAGACCGCCAAACTGGCCCGGGAGCTGGGAGTTGAGGTTCACACGTACACGGTGGACGTGTCCAAGCGTCAGTGCATTTATGAGACGGCGGACAGGGTGAGAGCAGAGGTCGGGCATGTCTCTATCCTTGTCAACAACGCAGGCGTGGTGGCGGGCCGGAGGCTGCTAGACTGTCCTGACGAGCTCCTGGAGAGGACTCTCCTGGTAAACTGCCATGCGCTGTTTTGG ATGACAAAGGCCTTCCTGCCTCAGATGAAAGCAAGGAACCACGGTCACATCGTAACCATTGCCAGCGCTCTTGGGCTGTTCAGCACCGCATGTGTAGAG GATTACTGTGCCAGTAAGTTTGGAGCGGTTGGTTTCCACGAGTCACTGACGCACGAGCTGCTAGCAGAGGCTCTGGACGGCATCAAAACCACTCTAGTGTGCCCTTATATTGTAGACACGGGGATGTTTGCAGGCTGTCAAATCAG AAAAGAGATGCGGAGTCTGATTCCACCTCTAGAGCCTCTCTACACTGTGCAGCAGTCCATGAAGGCCATTTTGGCTGAACAGCAAATGATCTGCATCCCTCGCATTATGTACATCCCTTTCCTCACAAGAGC GTTGCTACCTTGGGAGGCAAACGTTGCAACGTATCGCTTCATGGGAGGTGACAAGTGCATGCTGCCTTTCATCAAGAACGTTGAAATGAAGACGTCCAACGGCCATATCAAATCGTCCTAA
- the cse1l gene encoding exportin-2, which produces MELNDGNLQTLTEFLRKTLDPDPAVRRPAEKFLESVEGNQNYPLLLLTLLEKSQDNVIRVCAAVTFKNYIKRNWRIVEDEPNKISDADRTAVKANIVNLMLSSPEQIQKQLSDAISIIGREDFPQKWPDLLTEMVTRFRSGDFHIINGVLRTAHSLFKRYRHEFKSNELWSEIKLVLDTFALPLTELFKATIELCQTHSADVNALKVLFSSLTLISKLFYSLNFQDLPEFFEDNMETWMTNFHGLLTLDNKLLQTDDEEEAGLLELLKSQICDNAALYAQKYDEEFQPYLPRFVTAIWNLLVSTGTEVKYDLLVSNAIQFLASVCERPHYKHLFEDQNTLTSICEKVIVPNMEFRSADEEAFEDNSEEYIRRDLEGSDIDTRRRAACDLVRGLCKFFEAPVTAIFSGYVNSMLAEYAKNPGQNWKHKDAAIYLVTSLASKAQTQKHGITQANELVNLTEFFVNHILPDLKSSNVNEFPVLKADAIKYVMIFRSQLPKEQLLQAIPLLINHLQAESTVEHTYAAHALERLFTMRGPNNTTLITSAEMAPFTEQLLNYLFKALALPGSAENEYIMKAIMRSFSLLQEAIVPYIPTLIGQLTHKLLQVSKNPSKPHFNHYLFESLCLSVRITCKANPTTVGSFEEALFPVFTEILQNDVQEFLPYVFQVMSLLLEIHSNSIPASYMALFPHLLQPVLWERTGNIPPLVRLLQAYLEKGGTNIAGSAADKIPGLLGVFQKLIASKANDHQGFYLLNSIIEHMPPESILQYRKQIFILLFQRLQSSKTTKFIKSFLVFVNLYCVTYGAIALQEIFDSIQPKMFGMVLEKIIIPEVQKVSGTVEKKICAVGITKILTECPAMMDTEYTKLWTPLLQALIGFFELPEDDSIPDDEHFIDIEDTPGYQTAFSQLAFAGKKEHDPIGDAVGNPKILLAHSLHKLSTACPGRVPSMLSTSLNAEALQYLQGYLQAATVQLV; this is translated from the exons GTTGAAGATGAACCAAACAAAATATCGGATGCAGACCGGACAGCAGTCAAAGCAAACATTGTAAATCTGATGTTGAGCAGCCCAGAACAGATTCAGAAACAG TTGAGTGACGCTATCAGCATCATAGGAAGGGAAGACTTCCCTCAAAAATGGCCTGACCTTTTAACGGAGATGGTGACTCGCTTCAGAAGCGGAGACTTCCACATCATTAATGGAGTACTTCGTACTGCACATTCCCTCTTCAAGAG GTACCGACATGAGTTCAAGTCAAACGAGCTTTGGTCTGAGATAAAACTCGTACTGGACACGTTTGCTCTACCTCTAACAGAGCTGTTCAAG GCCACAATTGAGTTGTGTCAGACTCATTCTGCAGATGTCAATGCCTTGAAggtcctcttctcctctctcacaCTCATCTCCAAGCTTTTCTACAGCCTCAACTTTCAG GACCTTCCAGAGTTCTTTGAAGACAACATGGAAACCTGGATGACCAATTTCCACGGCCTTCTGACTTTGGATAATAAGCTTTTACAAACAGAT gatgaggaggaagcgGGActcctggagctgctgaagtCTCAGATCTGCGACAACGCTGCTCTTTATGCTCAGAAGTACGATGAGGAATTTCAGCCGTACCTGCCGCGCTTTGTTACTGCTATCTGGAACCTTTTAGTTTCTACTGGCACGGAAGTCAAATATGACCTG CTTGTAAGCAATGCTATCCAGTTCTTGGCTTCAGTCTGTGAAAGGCCGCATTACAAGCATCTGTTTGAGGACCAGAATACTCTCACTAGCATTTGTGAGAAGGTCATTGTGCCCAACATGGAGTTCAGAA GTGCAGATGAGGAGGCTTTTGAAGATAACTCGGAGGAATACATCCGCAGAGACCTTGAAGGATCCG ACATTGATACTCGCCGTAGGGCTGCCTGTGACTTGGTGAGAGGGCTTTGTAAATTTTTCGAGGCGCCGGTGACGGCAATCTTCTCTGGCTATGTGAACTCGATGCTGGCAGAGTACGCCAAGAACCCCGGGCAGAACTGGAAACACAAGGACGCTGCCATCTATTTGGTCACATCACTGGCTTCCAAAGCTCAGACACAGAAG CACGGAATAACGCAAGCTAATGAGTTGGTAAATTTGACCGAATTCTTTGTGAACCATATTCTCCCAGACTTAAAATCCTCCAATG TCAATGAGTTCCCAGTCCTGAAGGCAGATGCCATCAAGTATGTTATGATCTTCAGAAGTCAG CTTCCTaaggagcagctgctgcaggcgaTTCCTCTACTGATAAATCACTTGCAGGCAGAGAGCACAGTGGAGCACACTTACGCTGCCCATGCCTTGGAGAGGCTGTTCACTATGAGAGGCcccaacaacacaacact TATCACTTCAGCAGAGATGGCCCCTTTTACTGAGCAGCTGCTCAACTATTTGTTCAAGGCACTGGCTCTTCCTGGGTCTGCAGAAAACGAGTACATCATGAAGG CCATCATGCGCAGCTTCTCCCTGCTGCAGGAGGCCATTGTTCCCTACATTCCcactctgattggtcagctcaCTCATAAGCTCCTCCAAGTCAGCAAG AATCCCAGCAAGCCTCACTTTAACCATTACTTGTTCGAGTCCCTGTGCCTGTCTGTGCGGATCACCTGCAAGGCCAACCCCACTACTGTCGGCAGCTTCGAGGAAGCACTGTTCCCTGTCTTCACTGAGATCCTTCAGAATGATGTCCAGG AGTTTCTTCCGTATGTGTTCCAGGTGATGTCCCTCCTCCTAGAGATCCACTCCAACTCAATTCCAGCGTCCTACATGGCTTTGTTCCCTCACCTGCTGCAGCCTGTACTATGGGAAAGGACAGGGAACATCCCCCCTCTGGTTCGACTGCTCCAGGCTTATCTGGAGAAGGGAGGTACCAACATTGCTGGTTCTGCTGCTGATAAAATA CCTGGTTTGCTTGGAGTTTTCCAAAAGCTTATTGCCTCCAAAGCCAACGACCACCAAGGTTTTTACCTTCTCAACAGCATCATAGAGCACATGCCTCC AGAATCTATCCTTCAGTACAGGAAACAGATCTTCATTTTACTCTTCCAGAGGCTGCAAAGCTCCAAAACCACCAAGTTCATCAAGA GTTTCTTGGTGTTTGTCAACTTGTATTGTGTCACATACGGAGCTATTGCACTTCAGGAGATTTTTGACAGCATCCAGCCGAA AATGTTTGGTATGGTGTTGGAGAAGATCATTATTCCAGAGGTCCAGAAAGTGTCTGGAACAGTGGAGAAGAAGATCTGTGCTGTCGGCATTACGAAAATCCTCACTGAATGTCCTGCAATGATGGACACAGAGTACACTAAACTCTG GACCCCGCTTCTTCAGGCCCTCATCGGTTTTTTTGAGCTGCCAGAAGATGACAGCATCCCAGACGATGAGCACTTCATTGATATTGAAGACACACCAGGCTACCAGACGGCGTTCTCACAGCTGGCCTTCGCCGGGAAGAAGGAGCATGATCCGATTGGAGATGCTGTTGGAAATCCGAAGATCCTGCTGGCCCACTCACTCCACAAGCTCTCTACTGCCTGTCCTGGAAGG GTTCCATCAATGCTGAGCACCAGCCTGAATGCAGAAGCCCTCCAGTACCTGCAGGGCTACTTACAAGCAGCCACTGTGCAGCTGGTTTGA